In Carnobacteriaceae bacterium zg-84, the genomic window CTACTAAGCGTTTGGCACCAGCATCAACACCAATTAACATATCATACGAGATTGTTTTTAAATATGCTAAATCAGGGTCTGGTGCTCCAGCACAAAAAACAATTTTTTTACCCATATTACTGCACGGCTTTCAAACTTAAAATAGCTTGCTCTATATTTGGTGCATTGTAAATATAAGAGCCTGCGACAACAATATCCACACCTGCTTCGTGACATAATTGAGCAGTTTTATCATTGATACCTCCGTCTACCTCAATGACATAGGTATACTTTCTTTCTTTACGCAATGTATCTAATTGTCTAATTTTATCTAATGTTGACGTGATAAACGCCTGACCACCAAAACCGGGATTTACTGTCATGACAAGCACTAAATCTACATCTGCTAAAATAGGTTCAATTGCACTTACTGGTGTCGCAGGATTGATAACAACTCCAGATTTTACACCAGCCTGTTTAATTTGTTGTAAAACACGGTGTAAATGTGTACACGCTTCATAATGAACGGAAATAATATCCGCACCCGCTTTAGCAAAAGCGTCAATATACTGATCAGGATTTGAAATCATTAAATGACAATCCAATGGTAAATTGGTAACTTTGCGAAGTGCTTCAACAATATTTGGTCCTAATGTTAAATTAGGTACAAAATGTCCGTCCATTGCATCAATATGAATCAAATCAACTCCATAGTGTTCAACTAATTTAACATCTCTTTCTAAATTGGCAAAATCTGCACTTAAAATAGACGGTGCTACTTGCATCTATATTCCTCATTTCTTTTTAGTTTATTCTTTTTAACTATTTTTTATAAATTATTTTTTTGTTTTTTATTTCATCATGAAATTGTACATAATGCTGATAACGTTGATTTAAACCTACATTCGTATCGAGTTGTTTCTTCACAGCACAATGCGGTTCGTGCGTGTGTAAACAACCACGGAATTGACAGTCCTGCTTAAATGTAAAAAAGTCAACAAAACATTGTTCTAGTTCTTGTAATGACATATCAAAAAAATCAATGGCACTAAACCCGGGTGTGTCTGCGATAAAGCACCCCTCCACATCATGTACTTCTACATGCCTTGTTGTATGACGACCACGTCCCA contains:
- a CDS encoding ribulose-phosphate 3-epimerase yields the protein MQVAPSILSADFANLERDVKLVEHYGVDLIHIDAMDGHFVPNLTLGPNIVEALRKVTNLPLDCHLMISNPDQYIDAFAKAGADIISVHYEACTHLHRVLQQIKQAGVKSGVVINPATPVSAIEPILADVDLVLVMTVNPGFGGQAFITSTLDKIRQLDTLRKERKYTYVIEVDGGINDKTAQLCHEAGVDIVVAGSYIYNAPNIEQAILSLKAVQ